The proteins below are encoded in one region of Candidatus Hydrogenedens sp.:
- a CDS encoding nucleoside hydrolase yields the protein MNKHLFLLLCLLSCSAMSLPQVILDTDIGDDIDDTWALMHLLGAGKVDLKLIVTACDDTEAKVKLVARMLETVGRTDIPIGKGVKTSNKEINQLSWIEKYSLDAYKGKIHEDGVQTMIETIRNAKEPIILCVIGPMMNIAKAVEIAPDIAQKARVVSMAGSVYIGYGGKEGRDCEYNVCRDAKSARKVFSAPWEITIIPLDTCGTIILKGDKYRKIAESQSPFAKVVIDNYNIWTNRKHYPKDESSVLYDTLAGYCTWSEDVVEIKTLNLSIDKEGKTYPDDNGRPVRCALTWKDREQFENSLIEALLNPVKP from the coding sequence ATGAACAAACATCTATTTCTCCTCTTATGTCTGCTTTCATGTAGTGCAATGTCTCTTCCTCAAGTTATCCTTGATACAGACATTGGCGATGATATTGATGATACATGGGCATTGATGCATCTTTTAGGGGCGGGAAAAGTAGACCTAAAACTTATTGTTACTGCCTGTGATGACACAGAAGCCAAAGTAAAATTGGTTGCACGCATGCTGGAAACCGTCGGACGAACGGATATTCCTATAGGTAAGGGGGTAAAAACAAGTAATAAGGAGATTAACCAGTTATCATGGATAGAAAAATATTCATTAGATGCATATAAAGGCAAAATTCATGAAGACGGGGTACAAACTATGATCGAAACGATACGGAATGCTAAGGAACCGATAATCCTTTGTGTTATTGGTCCTATGATGAATATTGCAAAGGCTGTAGAAATAGCACCGGACATTGCTCAAAAAGCACGGGTTGTTTCTATGGCAGGGAGTGTTTATATCGGATATGGAGGGAAGGAAGGTAGGGATTGTGAATACAATGTTTGTAGAGATGCGAAAAGTGCCCGCAAAGTTTTTTCTGCCCCGTGGGAAATTACGATTATTCCATTGGATACCTGTGGGACTATTATTCTCAAAGGGGATAAATATCGAAAGATAGCAGAATCTCAATCTCCATTCGCAAAAGTGGTAATTGACAATTACAATATATGGACAAATCGCAAACATTATCCAAAGGATGAAAGTAGTGTGTTGTATGACACATTAGCAGGTTATTGTACATGGTCAGAAGATGTTGTGGAAATTAAAACATTAAACCTGTCCATTGATAAAGAAGGAAAAACATACCCCGATGATAATGGTAGACCTGTCCGTTGTGCCTTAACCTGGAAAGATAGAGAACAATTTGAAAACAGTCTAATAGAGGCACTTCTCAATCCAGTAAAACCATGA
- a CDS encoding ROK family protein translates to MLIGIEIGGTKLQVVLGDEKGNIYHLERGAVQKDWQSREILNWVTETTKKQIQKAEAEGQKVQSIGIGFGGPVDSIEGKVLVSHQIAGWQGFPLRQWFEDTFSIPTVLVNDANSAGWAEFVCGKGKGTRNFFYMNIGSGIGGALIIDGKLHDGQGFGAGEIGHTYVPNWTQTERGAYDKLENICSGWSIEKRLQKENYVPKESSLWTKTGGNINLMTCVLLGKCAEEGDAFACEELDRIAQSIGLAIANVITLFHPERIAMGGGVSLMGNVLLNRIRAVVDKIVFTPFRNRYEIAPCELGEQVVLVGALLLAGKLIT, encoded by the coding sequence ATGTTGATAGGGATTGAAATCGGTGGCACCAAATTACAGGTTGTTTTAGGTGATGAAAAGGGGAATATTTATCATTTAGAACGAGGAGCCGTTCAAAAAGATTGGCAATCCCGAGAGATTTTAAATTGGGTTACGGAAACAACAAAAAAGCAGATTCAAAAAGCGGAAGCGGAAGGGCAAAAGGTGCAAAGTATTGGAATTGGCTTCGGGGGACCTGTTGATAGTATTGAAGGGAAAGTGCTGGTTTCGCATCAAATTGCTGGCTGGCAGGGTTTTCCTCTTCGACAATGGTTTGAAGATACCTTTTCTATTCCAACAGTTCTTGTCAATGATGCTAATTCGGCAGGTTGGGCTGAATTTGTATGCGGCAAAGGCAAAGGAACGCGGAATTTCTTTTATATGAATATCGGCAGTGGCATTGGTGGAGCCCTTATCATAGATGGGAAGTTGCATGATGGACAGGGCTTCGGTGCCGGTGAGATTGGCCATACTTATGTCCCGAATTGGACACAAACAGAACGGGGTGCTTATGACAAACTTGAAAACATCTGTTCAGGTTGGAGTATTGAAAAAAGATTACAAAAGGAAAACTATGTGCCCAAAGAAAGTTCCCTATGGACAAAAACAGGGGGCAATATCAACCTTATGACCTGCGTCCTTTTAGGAAAGTGCGCAGAAGAAGGAGACGCCTTCGCCTGTGAGGAATTAGACCGAATTGCTCAATCTATCGGGCTGGCGATTGCTAATGTAATTACCCTGTTTCATCCGGAACGGATTGCTATGGGTGGAGGTGTTTCTTTAATGGGAAATGTGCTTTTAAATCGTATTCGTGCTGTTGTTGACAAAATTGTATTTACTCCATTTCGCAATCGGTATGAAATTGCACCTTGCGAATTAGGGGAACAGGTAGTCCTCGTAGGTGCGTTATTGCTTGCTGGAAAATTAATAACCTGA